The Methanolacinia petrolearia DSM 11571 genome has a segment encoding these proteins:
- a CDS encoding substrate-binding domain-containing protein has protein sequence MVKRYLSQITLDEAVEKVLELFGALKSSGTVPLAESAGRVAASPVYAEYSVPVTNVSAMDGVALKSSDTFAASEQNPVSVRDFLRVNTGNAVPLTYDAVVMIEDVWFEEKGEGITIRKSARPWQNVRAAGEDIKQGELIVPKNYRIRPFDIGALGTYGVTDPVVKKLRAGLIPTGSELVPIGTRPGPGQVVESNITMAAAWLGERNVDTTCYPPTPDDPEMIRDVISEAVLENDIIIVSAGSSAGTRDFTAGAIGDLGRLVFHGISMMPGKPMILGEIEGKPVIGLPGYPISAQVVLREILGPLLDTLGFSGPPSEKLEVSLAGDLTSNVGYDEFVLLSVAKHGDHYIASQQSRGAGVQMASIRSNAYLRLPAPIEGYAEGESVFLNMTRSIAHADRSLLVTGIMEPPMGWLSNILSEEEIWLHNGNTGNISGIIALKKDICHAAALHALSAEGGYNTEYIRQYMPGEEIHMTGIAGIILGIASKTGIGIDELPGSSIVNQPAGSECRIVLDRLFSGRSIDPESVNGYSRVVNNPLSAAIAVAGGNCDAALTSYSIAKTYGLEFEPVAVEQYELAVRAEHMQDERVMRLIDAISSEEFRRVLDDAGSYDSGITGKRRIIQ, from the coding sequence TTGGTAAAGAGATATCTCTCCCAGATAACCCTCGATGAGGCTGTGGAGAAGGTGCTGGAACTTTTCGGGGCCCTTAAATCCTCGGGGACGGTTCCTCTTGCAGAATCTGCGGGAAGAGTTGCCGCCTCCCCTGTATATGCGGAATACAGTGTTCCTGTGACCAATGTCTCCGCGATGGACGGTGTCGCACTGAAGAGCAGCGACACGTTCGCGGCGAGCGAGCAGAACCCGGTTTCGGTCAGGGATTTTCTCAGGGTCAATACAGGGAATGCGGTGCCGCTTACCTATGATGCGGTCGTCATGATAGAGGATGTGTGGTTCGAAGAGAAAGGCGAAGGGATCACCATTCGGAAGAGTGCAAGACCCTGGCAGAACGTCCGTGCAGCGGGCGAGGATATAAAGCAGGGAGAGCTCATTGTTCCGAAGAACTACAGGATCAGGCCGTTTGATATAGGGGCGCTCGGGACATACGGGGTAACCGATCCGGTGGTCAAAAAGCTCAGGGCCGGCCTGATCCCGACCGGCAGCGAACTTGTTCCGATCGGAACGAGACCGGGACCCGGACAGGTCGTCGAAAGCAATATAACAATGGCGGCGGCATGGCTTGGTGAGAGAAATGTCGATACGACCTGCTATCCCCCGACACCCGACGATCCCGAAATGATAAGGGACGTGATCTCTGAGGCTGTTCTTGAAAACGATATTATAATTGTTTCGGCAGGTTCGTCCGCTGGAACAAGAGATTTTACAGCAGGAGCGATCGGGGATCTGGGGAGACTTGTGTTCCACGGGATCTCAATGATGCCCGGAAAACCGATGATCCTCGGGGAGATCGAAGGCAAACCTGTAATCGGCCTCCCGGGCTATCCGATATCGGCCCAGGTTGTACTCAGGGAGATACTCGGCCCCCTGCTTGATACTCTCGGTTTCAGTGGTCCGCCTTCGGAAAAACTTGAGGTCTCTCTTGCCGGCGACCTTACTTCGAACGTAGGTTACGACGAGTTCGTCCTCCTTTCCGTTGCGAAGCACGGCGATCATTATATTGCGTCGCAGCAGTCGAGAGGTGCAGGTGTTCAGATGGCCTCCATACGATCGAACGCCTACCTCAGGCTCCCGGCTCCGATAGAAGGCTATGCCGAAGGAGAGAGTGTCTTTTTGAATATGACCCGGAGCATCGCCCATGCCGACAGGTCTCTGCTCGTGACCGGGATCATGGAGCCACCGATGGGCTGGCTCTCGAACATCCTGAGCGAAGAGGAGATCTGGCTGCACAACGGAAATACCGGAAATATCAGCGGGATTATCGCCCTGAAAAAAGACATCTGCCATGCGGCGGCTCTTCATGCACTCTCGGCCGAAGGGGGGTATAATACCGAATATATCAGGCAGTACATGCCTGGCGAAGAGATCCACATGACCGGGATTGCAGGAATCATTCTCGGCATCGCATCAAAGACTGGTATAGGAATCGACGAACTGCCCGGCTCATCCATAGTCAACCAGCCGGCAGGATCGGAATGCAGGATAGTCCTCGACAGGCTTTTTTCCGGAAGATCGATCGATCCCGAATCCGTGAACGGGTACTCCCGGGTCGTAAACAACCCGCTCTCTGCCGCAATAGCCGTTGCAGGCGGAAACTGCGATGCGGCACTTACGTCGTATTCGATAGCGAAGACCTACGGCCTTGAATTCGAGCCTGTTGCAGTCGAACAGTACGAACTCGCAGTACGGGCGGAGCACATGCAGGACGAGAGAGTTATGAGGCTAATCGATGCAATATCCTCGGAAGAATTCAGGCGGGTTCTGGATGATGCCGGCAGTTATGATTCCGGTATTACAGGAAAGCGAAGAATAATCCAATAA
- a CDS encoding molybdopterin molybdotransferase MoeA: MKSSFLSLIRVDEAVDLAKSIAPAMPPERVLLDDALGRVLSEDVRSDIDIPGFDRSWKDGYAVFAADTTNATDSIPSMLKLKGRIDMGAGEKMSLSRGECFNIPTGGQMPDGADAVVMVEYTDEVGGDVLVKRPVAVGENVVKKGEDFPEGGVVFGRGEVLSASDLGALAAIGYYEVPVMKKPVVGIISTGIEIVPVDKKPKVGEVRDVNSYLCSAFVRKQGGIPLHLGIVRDNEEEMISLIRSGVDKCDLILISGGSSKDIRDITARVLYTEGEVLAHGVMLAPGKPTIIAKVKDTPVIGIPGHPAATYMVLSVIVRHLLVAMAGFSDTMKSVRKARLVTNISSEKGREEYVRIKLVAENEAMPLFGKSGLLNTIVESDGVIKIPAGREGLEAGEEVEVFLW, encoded by the coding sequence ATGAAATCGTCTTTTTTGAGCCTGATTAGAGTAGATGAAGCAGTGGATCTTGCAAAATCCATTGCACCGGCGATGCCTCCGGAGAGAGTCCTTCTCGATGATGCCCTTGGCAGGGTTCTTTCAGAGGATGTCAGGTCCGACATCGATATCCCGGGCTTTGACCGGTCATGGAAGGACGGCTACGCTGTCTTCGCGGCGGATACGACAAATGCGACCGACTCGATCCCATCTATGCTGAAACTGAAGGGAAGGATCGATATGGGTGCCGGGGAGAAAATGTCGCTTTCGAGGGGGGAATGCTTCAATATCCCTACCGGCGGTCAGATGCCTGACGGGGCCGATGCGGTCGTAATGGTAGAATACACCGATGAGGTCGGTGGTGATGTTCTTGTCAAACGGCCGGTTGCAGTCGGTGAGAATGTTGTAAAAAAAGGCGAAGATTTTCCTGAAGGCGGCGTTGTTTTTGGAAGAGGAGAGGTTCTTTCAGCATCAGATCTCGGGGCCCTGGCGGCGATAGGCTACTATGAAGTGCCGGTCATGAAGAAACCTGTCGTAGGAATAATCTCTACAGGAATCGAGATCGTCCCCGTCGACAAGAAACCGAAGGTTGGAGAGGTCAGGGATGTAAACAGCTATCTCTGTTCTGCATTCGTCAGGAAACAAGGGGGAATCCCGCTGCATCTCGGAATTGTCAGGGACAATGAGGAGGAGATGATCTCCCTTATCCGGAGCGGCGTGGACAAGTGCGATCTGATCCTGATATCCGGCGGGAGTTCGAAGGATATACGCGATATCACCGCCCGAGTTCTCTACACCGAAGGCGAGGTGCTTGCACATGGTGTAATGCTTGCCCCGGGCAAGCCGACGATTATCGCAAAGGTTAAAGATACGCCTGTAATCGGAATTCCGGGGCATCCTGCCGCGACGTATATGGTTCTCTCTGTTATTGTCCGCCATCTCCTCGTAGCAATGGCCGGTTTCTCAGATACCATGAAGTCTGTCAGGAAAGCAAGGCTTGTCACAAACATATCCTCGGAAAAAGGCCGTGAGGAGTATGTGCGTATAAAGCTGGTCGCAGAAAATGAAGCCATGCCTCTTTTCGGAAAGTCGGGTCTCCTGAATACCATCGTGGAAAGCGACGGCGTAATTAAGATCCCGGCCGGCCGCGAGGGCCTTGAGGCCGGCGAGGAAGTGGAGGTATTCCTTTGGTAA
- a CDS encoding PH domain-containing protein: MSEIELFKDFKPVTRFKKYNLIVVSLVVIILWLCIAWIIPVFENTILNIIVVALLIVSLLVTVVWNSLYYKSIVYHLNETEMTWKRGVWFRQTGIVPYNRITNVDIVQGPLMRIFGISNLRIQTAGYSAQNVAEIRITGIEEPEPLREMIMGFVRSRGPAAAATGGDDSESSGQVSSGEILDELREIRKILNKMAEK; this comes from the coding sequence ATGTCAGAGATAGAGCTATTTAAGGATTTTAAGCCGGTGACGCGGTTTAAAAAATATAATCTTATCGTGGTCTCCCTGGTTGTAATCATCCTGTGGCTTTGTATTGCGTGGATCATACCTGTTTTTGAGAACACTATTCTGAATATTATAGTCGTTGCCCTGTTGATTGTCTCCCTCCTGGTTACTGTCGTATGGAATTCACTTTATTACAAATCGATCGTCTATCACCTGAACGAAACCGAGATGACATGGAAGAGAGGCGTGTGGTTCAGGCAGACTGGAATTGTTCCGTACAACAGGATTACCAATGTCGATATCGTGCAGGGCCCCCTGATGAGAATTTTCGGAATATCGAATCTCAGGATTCAGACTGCCGGTTATTCTGCGCAAAATGTTGCGGAAATCAGGATAACCGGTATTGAAGAGCCCGAACCCCTCCGCGAAATGATAATGGGTTTCGTGAGGAGCAGGGGGCCGGCTGCAGCGGCGACGGGCGGTGATGATAGTGAGAGTTCCGGACAGGTTTCATCCGGAGAGATCCTCGATGAACTGCGGGAGATCAGAAAAATACTGAATAAAATGGCTGAAAAATAA
- a CDS encoding formylmethanofuran dehydrogenase subunit A, whose product MSEYLIKNGWVIDPLNDIYGETMDIAVRDGKIVESVGSSAEVIDAGGNLTMPGGVDSHTHICGTKVNFGRYMSPEDMRAGRGRARRNMHPVSGYSVPTVYANTYRYSAMGYTTVLEGAMAPFEARHTHEEFAHTTLQDTMANTLFDGNWSAMEAIHDGDLKKTAAVVAWYLTAAKGFGLKLTNPGGTEAWGYGKDVNCIHDRVPYFDVSPAEIIDYMIRANEFLKLPHSVHLHCNNLGKPGNYKCTLETMNRTPDLNDKRQTLYLTHVQFHSYGGSSWHDFCSKSDDVAWMVNRKPQVAIDMGQVMFGRTTTMTADGPMEFNLFRLYNNKWSNHDVELETGSGVIPVLYSRKNLVNSIMWAIGLELALQVKDPWRCMLTTDNPNGAPFVKYPEIAALLMSKKYRDLEMETVHPDIYKRVLLQTLDRELDWNEIAIMTRAAQAKALGIVDLGKGHLGVGADADIAIYPLKPYEIDPSVEYEKVIAGLSCTEHTIKRGRPVSRKGACLVHGSNTTFWVKPEVPEEYDISRDPEFIKKFERYYTVRMSNYPVREEYLHRNYCIETKPDF is encoded by the coding sequence ATGAGCGAATATCTCATCAAAAACGGGTGGGTCATCGATCCCCTGAACGATATATACGGCGAAACGATGGATATCGCCGTCAGGGACGGAAAGATAGTCGAGTCCGTCGGGAGTTCCGCCGAGGTGATCGATGCCGGCGGAAACCTGACTATGCCGGGTGGTGTTGATTCCCATACACATATCTGCGGAACGAAGGTGAACTTCGGCAGGTACATGAGCCCCGAGGATATGCGGGCAGGCAGGGGGCGTGCCCGCCGGAATATGCACCCGGTCTCAGGCTACAGCGTTCCGACGGTTTATGCAAACACCTACCGCTACAGTGCTATGGGGTACACGACAGTTCTCGAAGGTGCGATGGCTCCGTTCGAAGCCCGGCACACTCACGAGGAGTTCGCTCATACGACCCTTCAGGATACGATGGCCAATACGCTCTTCGACGGCAACTGGTCGGCGATGGAGGCTATCCATGACGGCGACCTTAAGAAGACCGCCGCCGTTGTCGCGTGGTACCTGACTGCGGCAAAAGGATTCGGGTTAAAGCTCACGAATCCCGGCGGGACCGAGGCATGGGGATATGGCAAGGATGTAAACTGTATTCACGACAGGGTTCCGTACTTCGATGTTTCTCCTGCAGAGATCATCGACTACATGATACGGGCGAACGAGTTCCTGAAGCTTCCGCACTCGGTCCACCTTCACTGCAACAACCTCGGAAAGCCGGGCAACTACAAGTGCACTCTTGAGACGATGAACAGGACGCCGGACTTAAACGACAAGAGGCAGACCCTTTACCTCACTCACGTCCAGTTCCATTCCTACGGCGGCTCTTCCTGGCATGATTTCTGCTCGAAGTCCGACGATGTCGCGTGGATGGTGAACAGAAAACCCCAGGTTGCAATCGATATGGGCCAGGTGATGTTCGGGAGGACGACCACGATGACGGCCGACGGTCCGATGGAGTTTAATCTCTTCCGTCTCTACAACAACAAGTGGAGCAACCATGATGTCGAGCTTGAGACCGGGTCAGGAGTTATTCCGGTATTATACAGCAGGAAGAATCTCGTCAATTCGATAATGTGGGCGATAGGTCTTGAACTCGCCCTACAGGTGAAGGACCCGTGGCGCTGCATGCTTACGACCGACAACCCCAACGGAGCTCCGTTTGTAAAGTATCCCGAGATTGCCGCCCTTTTGATGAGCAAAAAGTACCGCGATCTCGAGATGGAGACCGTTCATCCTGATATCTATAAACGCGTTCTGCTTCAGACTCTTGACCGCGAACTCGACTGGAACGAGATCGCGATAATGACCCGGGCTGCGCAGGCGAAGGCTCTCGGAATAGTAGATCTCGGAAAGGGCCACCTTGGAGTAGGTGCTGACGCTGATATCGCCATATACCCGTTAAAGCCGTACGAGATCGATCCTTCGGTTGAATACGAAAAGGTAATAGCAGGTCTTTCGTGTACCGAACATACGATAAAAAGAGGAAGGCCGGTTTCAAGGAAGGGGGCATGCCTTGTTCACGGTAGCAATACCACGTTCTGGGTAAAACCCGAGGTTCCGGAGGAGTATGACATCAGCCGCGACCCTGAATTCATAAAGAAGTTCGAGAGGTATTATACAGTCAGAATGAGCAATTATCCTGTCCGCGAGGAGTACCTGCACAGGAACTACTGTATCGAGACAAAACCTGATTTTTAA
- a CDS encoding formylmethanofuran dehydrogenase subunit B: MMTSGRTIRQGEQLYYKDHPEYTAQTSLCYINPLDLLGIGVDDGQKVKISSEAGETIFKAVSCADILQGMVFIPVGPHANYILHSKTHGTGAPDYKWVNVDVVPAGEDEEILTAWEILEHEGGCRFDIGDPVCVTKSPCGDCVIDDVVCPLCGCLCDDIRVTIKDNQITGVDNGCSLSNGKFTARGRLKEPIMRDGSGWKNISYDEAIDYTANMLLDADRPLIFGFSGTYGEAQCMGISIAEMAGAVIDNCSSICHGPSIMAIQEVGHPGCTLGQIKNRADVIVYWGSNPIESHPRHMSRYSTYADGFFLNNAFRERKLIVVDIRETDIAKNADEFIQIKPGGDYAVFSALRAIVRGKRDVIPPMVAGVKREQLFRVADMLLKAKFGVFFTGIGLTESPGKYKNVRNGVELVDELSRHTKFTLTPMRGHWNVYGTNQTFAYLGGYPYAIDYSRGTAFYNPGETSAVDLLRRKEADACIIIGSDPGAHFPRECVRRLSEIPCVVIDPFVALSTAVANVHIPVAACGIDAEGTGYRLDALPLWVKKVLEPTMPNDLEVLTRIYNIIKEAKGL, from the coding sequence GTGATGACCAGTGGCAGAACGATACGGCAGGGCGAACAGCTTTATTATAAGGATCATCCGGAGTATACTGCCCAGACCTCTTTATGCTATATCAACCCCCTGGATCTCCTCGGGATCGGGGTGGACGACGGGCAGAAAGTAAAAATCTCCAGCGAAGCCGGAGAAACCATTTTTAAAGCAGTATCCTGTGCGGATATTTTACAGGGGATGGTTTTCATTCCGGTCGGTCCGCATGCGAATTATATCCTGCATTCAAAGACCCACGGAACGGGCGCCCCGGATTACAAATGGGTAAATGTCGATGTTGTCCCTGCCGGCGAAGATGAGGAAATTCTCACGGCATGGGAGATTCTCGAGCATGAGGGCGGCTGCCGTTTTGATATCGGAGACCCTGTCTGCGTGACAAAGTCTCCCTGCGGGGACTGTGTAATCGACGATGTCGTCTGCCCTCTCTGCGGGTGTCTCTGCGATGACATCCGGGTAACAATTAAGGACAACCAGATCACAGGCGTCGATAACGGGTGCAGTTTGAGCAACGGAAAGTTCACTGCACGCGGAAGGCTGAAAGAGCCGATAATGAGAGACGGCTCCGGCTGGAAAAATATCTCCTATGACGAGGCGATAGACTATACCGCCAATATGCTCCTTGATGCCGACAGACCGCTGATCTTCGGTTTCTCGGGAACTTACGGCGAGGCCCAGTGCATGGGGATCTCGATCGCTGAGATGGCCGGTGCGGTGATCGACAACTGCTCGTCGATCTGCCACGGTCCGTCTATTATGGCTATTCAGGAAGTAGGGCATCCCGGCTGTACGCTTGGCCAGATCAAGAACAGGGCGGATGTCATAGTCTACTGGGGGTCGAACCCGATAGAATCCCACCCGCGTCATATGAGCCGTTATTCCACATACGCCGACGGCTTCTTCCTGAACAACGCCTTCCGCGAGAGGAAACTTATCGTAGTCGACATCAGGGAGACCGATATCGCGAAGAATGCCGACGAATTCATCCAGATAAAACCGGGTGGCGATTATGCGGTGTTCTCCGCCCTGAGGGCGATCGTCAGGGGAAAGAGGGATGTCATTCCCCCCATGGTCGCCGGAGTGAAGAGAGAACAGCTCTTCAGGGTTGCGGACATGCTTCTCAAGGCGAAGTTCGGTGTGTTTTTCACAGGGATCGGTCTGACCGAATCGCCCGGAAAATACAAAAACGTCAGGAACGGAGTTGAACTCGTCGATGAGCTCTCGAGGCATACGAAGTTCACGCTGACTCCGATGAGGGGTCATTGGAACGTATACGGGACAAACCAGACATTCGCTTATCTGGGAGGTTACCCGTATGCAATCGATTACTCGCGTGGCACTGCATTCTATAATCCCGGAGAAACCTCGGCTGTCGATCTTCTCAGGAGGAAAGAAGCTGATGCATGTATCATCATAGGCAGTGATCCCGGGGCGCATTTCCCGAGAGAATGTGTCAGGCGCCTTTCCGAGATCCCATGTGTCGTTATAGATCCATTTGTCGCACTCAGCACTGCGGTCGCCAATGTGCATATCCCCGTTGCGGCATGCGGAATAGATGCCGAGGGGACCGGCTACCGCCTGGACGCCCTGCCCCTCTGGGTGAAGAAAGTCCTTGAACCCACCATGCCCAACGATCTTGAGGTTCTTACCCGGATATACAATATAATAAAGGAGGCGAAGGGGTTATGA
- a CDS encoding proline iminopeptidase-family hydrolase, which produces MESGNHVLCATVILILLLLFVFAALCTTMPSKYGDKINITNMDDNNREGYISTGNGRIWFRIVGADGKKTPLLLLHGGPGASHDYFESLSVLSDERPVIFYDQLGCGNSDKPEDLSIYTVENYVKELGEVRSALGLDEVHILGQSWGGGLAAAYYLDGNPEGVKSLILSSPLLDTGRWISDQKAYLSEMPEEIQEHVRHAEETGNYDSKEYQDAMNYYYSVHLCRLDPWPPVLIKTFEKMSIPVYMHMWGPSEFTCTGTLKSFNLTGNLSEIDVPVFFICGEYDEAAPGSMKYFSGLVNNPELLIIKDASHENHLEKEEEYTEAVRKFLNAAD; this is translated from the coding sequence ATGGAATCCGGTAATCATGTGTTGTGTGCCACGGTAATCCTGATTTTATTGCTGTTGTTTGTATTTGCGGCATTATGTACGACTATGCCATCTAAATATGGAGATAAGATAAATATTACAAATATGGATGACAACAACCGGGAAGGGTATATCTCCACGGGAAACGGGCGGATCTGGTTCAGGATTGTCGGAGCAGACGGCAAGAAAACACCGCTTCTTCTACTGCACGGGGGGCCGGGTGCGTCCCATGACTATTTCGAATCCCTGTCGGTGCTCTCTGATGAAAGGCCGGTGATATTCTATGATCAGCTCGGCTGCGGGAACTCGGACAAGCCTGAAGATCTTTCAATTTATACAGTTGAAAACTACGTGAAAGAATTAGGCGAAGTCCGCAGTGCTCTCGGGCTTGACGAAGTTCATATTCTCGGGCAGTCGTGGGGGGGCGGGCTTGCGGCGGCGTACTATCTCGACGGGAATCCGGAAGGCGTAAAGAGCCTGATCTTATCTTCCCCTCTTCTCGATACGGGAAGATGGATCTCAGACCAGAAGGCGTACCTGTCGGAGATGCCTGAAGAGATACAGGAGCATGTCAGGCACGCGGAGGAGACCGGGAATTATGATTCAAAGGAATACCAGGATGCAATGAACTATTATTATTCGGTTCATCTATGCAGGCTCGATCCGTGGCCCCCTGTTTTGATCAAAACGTTTGAGAAAATGTCGATTCCTGTTTATATGCATATGTGGGGGCCGAGCGAGTTCACATGTACCGGAACCCTGAAATCGTTTAACCTGACCGGAAATTTGTCCGAAATAGATGTGCCTGTCTTTTTCATCTGCGGGGAATATGATGAGGCGGCGCCCGGATCAATGAAATACTTCAGCGGCCTTGTAAATAACCCGGAACTCCTTATCATCAAAGATGCGTCACATGAGAATCATCTGGAGAAAGAAGAAGAATACACAGAGGCCGTAAGGAAATTCCTGAATGCGGCGGATTAA
- a CDS encoding ABC transporter substrate-binding protein, giving the protein MRSLFGYRIFIVLCVFLAFFSGIAAAEETRTFVDDVGRELILPVNITAVSPSGPLAQIVLYSVDPDLFVSISSEYSDAQLKYIDPRVAALPVTGQFYGAKSTMNPEEIMEMNKELGIDLVLDIGEAKSTMKEDLDKIQAQTGVNFAFVTQNNLSDIPGSYLTLGELLSEEEQCEKLSTYTSDLLSEFAVGMNEIGDNRKSMIYVVSVDGNSVYLIGSGENSYHGEVINYISDNLANEAVTASGMGDEYTMEDILQMNPDYIIVAYDDEHEYYDAIMNSADWQSLRAVQDGNVYEAPYGPYSWMGGPPSVNRLLSMIWLGNLYYPDVFDYNVDDRVKEYYSLFYHYDLTDDDLSELMEYAKPAGASSQGSATSTGTSAYANQSPAPLFALMAGLGVAVLIKRRSH; this is encoded by the coding sequence ATGAGAAGTCTTTTTGGCTATCGTATTTTTATTGTGTTGTGTGTTTTCCTGGCATTCTTTTCCGGAATTGCTGCCGCAGAAGAGACAAGGACATTTGTCGATGATGTGGGAAGAGAACTGATACTCCCGGTAAATATCACTGCAGTATCTCCTTCCGGTCCGCTGGCCCAGATCGTGCTCTATTCGGTCGATCCTGATCTCTTCGTGAGTATTTCGAGTGAATACAGCGATGCACAGCTGAAGTATATAGATCCGCGTGTTGCCGCCCTGCCTGTTACAGGCCAGTTCTACGGGGCGAAGTCTACCATGAATCCCGAAGAGATCATGGAGATGAACAAGGAGCTCGGAATTGATCTCGTGCTTGATATCGGTGAGGCGAAGAGCACGATGAAAGAGGACCTCGACAAGATACAGGCGCAGACAGGTGTTAACTTTGCATTTGTAACGCAGAACAACCTGTCGGACATTCCGGGATCGTATCTTACCCTCGGTGAGCTCCTTTCCGAAGAGGAACAGTGTGAGAAGCTCTCGACTTATACCTCTGATCTTCTGTCAGAGTTTGCTGTGGGAATGAACGAGATCGGCGACAACAGGAAGAGCATGATCTACGTCGTCAGTGTCGACGGCAATTCGGTATATCTCATAGGTTCGGGCGAAAACTCATATCATGGCGAGGTAATCAACTATATCAGCGACAATCTTGCAAATGAAGCGGTTACTGCAAGCGGTATGGGAGACGAGTATACGATGGAGGACATTCTCCAGATGAATCCCGACTATATCATCGTCGCTTATGATGACGAGCACGAATATTATGATGCGATCATGAACAGCGCCGACTGGCAGTCGCTCCGGGCTGTTCAGGATGGAAATGTCTATGAAGCACCATACGGCCCTTACAGCTGGATGGGAGGGCCGCCGTCTGTAAACCGTCTTTTATCTATGATATGGCTAGGGAACCTCTACTACCCTGATGTATTCGACTATAACGTCGACGACCGTGTAAAGGAGTATTACTCGTTGTTTTATCACTATGACCTGACCGATGACGACCTGTCCGAATTAATGGAATATGCAAAACCTGCCGGTGCATCATCCCAGGGTTCAGCTACATCTACAGGGACTTCAGCCTACGCCAATCAGTCGCCGGCACCATTGTTCGCACTGATGGCAGGGCTCGGGGTTGCGGTTTTGATCAAAAGACGCAGCCATTAA
- a CDS encoding carbohydrate-binding domain-containing protein, protein MQIKLSGLSFIFGLLFFCGVCIAPSCAATEYILSQDTQEMYKNGINHTGPDEAVIIVRDDFTISAVNCSGIESEGSITIKSDTGKILKITVSGSGKTTYGIKGSSVDITGGNIDLRAGGESTDITCGIYSSEGQISISGGTVSATADSSTSHKNKALYAIESVIISGGSVTASAVGGANSFGIDGDGDNGEGGVLISGGVVEVSATGAGTRNFGVDSRFGKVVFSGDSVITIYEDESGENQNYVFNSNVTSITGDEAVVFAGEGSAYKLQKNAVLAQDFALIPGKPFEIPEGLTLAVEKGVDFSTDGAEFQYETKYTNKKGQTVYTSAPVDPDSVATPLSVFGILAGIMAAFGITRRK, encoded by the coding sequence ATGCAGATTAAGTTATCAGGTTTGAGTTTTATCTTTGGATTATTGTTTTTTTGCGGGGTATGTATTGCTCCGTCGTGTGCAGCGACCGAATATATCCTGTCCCAGGATACGCAGGAGATGTACAAAAACGGGATCAATCATACGGGGCCGGATGAGGCCGTAATAATCGTCAGGGACGATTTCACGATATCTGCTGTAAACTGCTCCGGGATAGAGTCGGAAGGTTCCATAACAATAAAGAGCGATACGGGGAAAATCCTGAAAATAACGGTTTCAGGCAGCGGCAAAACAACATACGGCATTAAAGGATCTTCCGTGGATATCACAGGCGGAAATATCGATCTCAGGGCCGGAGGGGAGAGCACGGATATAACGTGCGGAATATATTCTTCGGAGGGGCAGATCTCGATCTCCGGCGGAACTGTAAGCGCGACTGCCGACAGCAGCACGAGCCATAAGAACAAGGCGCTTTATGCGATCGAGTCAGTAATCATCTCAGGCGGCAGCGTAACCGCTTCGGCTGTCGGCGGTGCAAACAGTTTCGGAATAGACGGTGACGGTGATAATGGCGAAGGCGGTGTCCTGATCTCCGGCGGAGTGGTGGAAGTATCTGCTACAGGCGCCGGAACGAGAAACTTCGGTGTCGACAGCAGATTCGGAAAAGTTGTATTCTCTGGAGATTCTGTAATCACAATCTATGAAGACGAGAGTGGTGAAAACCAGAACTACGTCTTCAACTCAAATGTAACCTCGATCACGGGAGACGAGGCAGTCGTATTCGCCGGTGAAGGCTCCGCTTATAAACTACAGAAGAATGCCGTGCTGGCACAGGACTTCGCCCTGATTCCCGGAAAGCCCTTTGAGATTCCCGAAGGCCTGACCCTTGCAGTCGAAAAAGGAGTTGATTTTTCAACAGATGGTGCTGAATTCCAGTATGAGACAAAATACACCAATAAGAAGGGGCAGACTGTATATACCTCCGCACCTGTGGACCCCGATTCCGTTGCAACACCGCTCTCCGTATTTGGGATTCTTGCAGGAATCATGGCTGCGTTTGGCATTACCCGGAGAAAATAA